The proteins below come from a single Arthrobacter crystallopoietes genomic window:
- a CDS encoding PTS mannitol transporter subunit IICBA, with product MATETAARPKTSLRVGVQKFGTFLSGMIMPNIGAFIAWGIITALFIPDGFLPNETLAALVGPMISFLLPLLIGYTGGRMVHGIRGGVVGAAATMGVIVGTDIPMFIGAMIMGPLTAWIMKKLDKVWEGRVKPGFEMLIDNFSAGILASIMAIVGMLVIGPVVTIFSNAAAAVVEFLVNNGLLPLTSILIEPAKVLFLNNAINHGILTPLATEQALAEGKSILFLLEANPGPGVGILLAYMVFGKGLARASAPGAALIQFVGGIHEIYFPYVLMKPIIILAAIAGGMTGIFTLVLTGAGLRSPAAPGSILAVYAATASDSYFGVTLSVVLAAAVSFLIASVILKASKTTDVDGLGEATAKMEGLKGKKSSVASALGGGTGDTAVLAGPIRNIVFACDAGMGSSAMGASVLRNKIKAAGFPDVKVTNSAIANLSDTYDVVVTHQDLTERARPVTSSAVHVSVDNFMNSPRYDEIVELVKDSAEGSSGVPAAEAAAEELTADGVAAAGKDPAAVAAAPAAEVAAGAHAAEPAVGRGVLLEESIVLNGTAKDRDSAIDEAGQLLLDRGAVDMSYVHSMHEREESVSTYMGSLLAIPHGTNAAKDHIMKSAVSLVRYPEGIDWGGKQVKFVVGIAGVDNEHLQILASIAKIFTNKAQVAQLEQATTVEEVMELFGKVNA from the coding sequence ATGGCAACAGAGACCGCTGCGAGGCCCAAGACAAGCTTGCGCGTGGGTGTCCAAAAGTTCGGCACCTTCCTCTCCGGCATGATCATGCCCAACATCGGGGCCTTCATCGCCTGGGGCATCATCACAGCCCTCTTCATTCCCGACGGGTTCCTGCCGAATGAGACACTGGCAGCCCTGGTCGGGCCGATGATCTCCTTCCTGCTGCCGCTGCTCATCGGCTACACCGGCGGCCGGATGGTCCATGGCATCCGCGGCGGAGTGGTGGGTGCTGCCGCCACCATGGGGGTCATCGTGGGAACCGATATCCCGATGTTCATCGGCGCCATGATCATGGGTCCGCTGACGGCCTGGATCATGAAGAAGCTGGACAAGGTCTGGGAAGGCCGGGTCAAGCCGGGCTTCGAGATGCTGATAGACAACTTCTCTGCCGGCATTCTCGCCTCCATCATGGCCATTGTCGGCATGCTGGTGATTGGCCCCGTAGTGACGATTTTCAGCAACGCTGCAGCCGCCGTCGTCGAATTCCTGGTCAATAACGGCCTCTTGCCGCTGACCAGCATCCTCATCGAGCCCGCCAAGGTGCTGTTCCTCAACAACGCCATCAACCACGGCATCCTGACCCCGCTCGCCACAGAACAGGCGCTCGCCGAAGGCAAGTCCATCCTGTTCCTGCTCGAGGCCAACCCCGGCCCGGGCGTGGGTATCTTGCTCGCGTACATGGTCTTCGGCAAGGGGCTGGCCCGCGCGTCTGCACCCGGCGCCGCGCTGATCCAGTTTGTTGGCGGTATCCACGAGATCTACTTCCCGTACGTCCTGATGAAGCCGATCATCATTCTTGCTGCCATCGCCGGCGGCATGACGGGTATCTTCACCCTGGTGCTCACCGGTGCGGGCCTGCGTTCGCCGGCAGCACCCGGCAGCATTCTCGCGGTCTATGCGGCCACGGCGAGCGACAGCTACTTCGGCGTCACTTTGTCCGTGGTGCTTGCCGCGGCCGTATCCTTCCTGATCGCTTCCGTCATTCTGAAGGCCAGCAAAACCACGGACGTGGACGGTCTCGGCGAGGCAACCGCCAAAATGGAAGGGCTCAAGGGCAAGAAGAGCTCTGTTGCTTCCGCCCTGGGCGGAGGAACCGGGGACACCGCAGTCCTGGCCGGTCCCATCCGGAACATTGTGTTCGCGTGCGACGCTGGCATGGGCTCCAGCGCGATGGGCGCCTCTGTTTTGCGCAACAAGATCAAGGCGGCCGGCTTCCCGGACGTGAAGGTCACCAACTCGGCCATCGCCAATCTGAGCGACACGTACGACGTCGTCGTTACCCACCAGGACCTGACCGAGCGCGCGCGCCCGGTCACCTCGAGTGCGGTGCACGTCTCCGTGGACAACTTCATGAACAGCCCGCGCTATGACGAGATCGTGGAGCTGGTCAAGGACAGCGCCGAAGGCTCGAGCGGAGTGCCCGCCGCAGAAGCTGCAGCCGAAGAGCTGACCGCAGACGGCGTTGCCGCTGCCGGCAAGGATCCGGCCGCTGTGGCCGCAGCTCCAGCCGCCGAGGTGGCTGCGGGAGCACATGCCGCGGAACCGGCCGTCGGCAGGGGAGTCCTGTTGGAGGAGAGCATTGTCCTCAACGGCACTGCGAAGGACCGCGATTCGGCGATCGATGAGGCGGGCCAGCTGCTGCTGGACCGCGGCGCCGTCGATATGAGCTACGTGCACTCGATGCATGAGCGCGAGGAATCCGTCTCCACATATATGGGCAGCCTCCTGGCCATCCCGCACGGTACCAACGCCGCCAAGGACCACATTATGAAATCGGCAGTGTCGCTGGTCCGCTACCCCGAGGGCATCGACTGGGGCGGCAAGCAGGTCAAGTTCGTAGTGGGCATAGCCGGCGTCGACAACGAGCACCTCCAGATCCTGGCCTCCATCGCCAAGATCTTCACCAACAAGGCGCAGGTGGCCCAGCTCGAGCAGGCCACCACGGTGGAGGAAGTCATGGAACTCTTCGGAAAGGTCAACGCATAG
- a CDS encoding TetR/AcrR family transcriptional regulator — protein MSVEDRLPAKTRLLRAAAELLADAQGSAVSTRQITKLAGVTAPTLYHHFGTKEGLFDAVVAGGFEEYVARERKFALTGDPLEDIRRMWDNHVQFGLSQPHLYLVMFGNIRPESRPALVADAEALMEEMLNKAAIAGKLNVPPREAARSILAANVGVTLMLISEPAEERNLELSTMTRDSMISAISADHANAAAAEDSGKSSVVVAAIALNAALQASHSDQLSGSELRLFLEWLHRISSSSA, from the coding sequence TGTTGGCGGATGCGCAGGGCTCGGCGGTCTCTACCCGACAGATCACGAAACTGGCCGGCGTTACGGCGCCTACGCTCTATCACCACTTTGGCACCAAGGAAGGCCTTTTCGACGCCGTCGTTGCCGGTGGGTTCGAGGAGTATGTGGCGCGGGAGCGGAAATTTGCGCTGACAGGGGATCCTCTGGAGGACATTCGGCGGATGTGGGACAACCACGTCCAGTTCGGCCTGAGCCAGCCGCACCTCTATCTGGTGATGTTCGGGAACATCCGCCCCGAGAGCCGCCCGGCCCTTGTGGCAGATGCCGAGGCACTCATGGAGGAGATGCTCAACAAGGCGGCCATCGCGGGGAAGCTCAATGTGCCGCCGCGGGAGGCAGCAAGGAGCATCCTCGCGGCCAACGTGGGCGTGACCCTCATGCTCATCTCGGAACCCGCCGAGGAGCGGAACCTGGAATTGTCCACCATGACCAGGGACTCCATGATCTCCGCTATCTCGGCCGACCATGCCAATGCGGCTGCAGCGGAAGACTCCGGCAAGTCTTCCGTTGTCGTTGCAGCCATCGCCCTGAATGCGGCCCTCCAGGCCTCGCATTCGGATCAACTATCCGGCTCGGAATTGAGGCTCTTCCTCGAATGGCTCCACAGAATATCGAGCAGCTCGGCATGA